From the genome of Gemmatimonas phototrophica, one region includes:
- a CDS encoding DUF4403 family protein, giving the protein MNAGLAIVPVQVTYVLRALRPTLDSIFPVRDSLSAARCANAAGLVCHQYVYRRDPLQLRGEGNRLFITTELAFRARLGVVGGARVASCGYDPEAMRRASLAMSTALYWRRDWRIGAQDSRLAATLRDPCLVTAFGVNATRTLQNVVDRQLETFAADADTAIPVAADFRPLADSLWRSFLEPTALDSLNSLWLLLEPEAVRVTPFVGNGINITTTMVLYARPRVVAGSKPVVRPRPLPALALGQAPRDFTVPVTVELPFAEMARRATQLLAEETAQQSVKIDSVFVRGAGDTVLVDLAVSGALRGRLGLTSRLRWDATARELRLDDLDWTLQSRGALSRVKTTLATPLVALAVRRATSGGRVPLGAQLDSVRAELLFKLNGTLAPGVVMGSSVRDVQILQVSTTASAIVVRALLTGQSGVWIQ; this is encoded by the coding sequence ATGAACGCCGGGTTGGCGATTGTCCCGGTACAGGTGACCTACGTGTTGCGGGCGCTGCGCCCCACGTTGGACTCCATCTTTCCGGTGCGCGACTCCCTGTCGGCGGCGCGCTGCGCCAATGCCGCCGGACTGGTCTGCCATCAGTACGTGTATCGCCGCGACCCATTGCAGCTGCGCGGTGAGGGCAACCGTTTGTTCATCACCACCGAGCTGGCGTTTCGTGCGCGCCTCGGTGTGGTGGGAGGCGCCCGGGTGGCCAGCTGTGGATACGACCCCGAAGCGATGCGGCGCGCGTCGCTGGCCATGAGCACGGCCCTGTACTGGCGCCGCGATTGGCGTATCGGTGCGCAAGACTCCCGGCTCGCCGCCACGCTGCGTGATCCGTGTCTCGTCACCGCCTTTGGTGTAAACGCGACGCGCACGCTGCAGAACGTGGTGGACCGGCAGCTCGAGACCTTCGCCGCCGATGCCGACACGGCCATTCCCGTTGCGGCGGATTTTCGCCCCCTCGCCGATTCCCTGTGGCGGAGTTTTCTCGAGCCCACCGCGCTGGATTCACTGAACAGCCTGTGGCTGCTGCTGGAACCTGAAGCGGTGCGGGTCACGCCGTTCGTTGGCAATGGGATCAACATCACCACGACCATGGTGCTGTACGCGCGGCCGCGGGTGGTGGCCGGTAGCAAACCCGTCGTTCGTCCCCGTCCGTTACCGGCGTTGGCGCTGGGGCAGGCTCCGCGAGACTTCACCGTGCCCGTCACGGTGGAGCTTCCCTTCGCGGAAATGGCGCGCCGCGCGACGCAGCTTCTGGCCGAGGAAACGGCACAGCAATCGGTGAAGATTGATTCCGTCTTCGTGCGTGGAGCAGGGGATACCGTGCTGGTTGATCTGGCGGTGTCCGGTGCGCTCCGTGGACGGCTTGGACTCACCTCGCGTTTGCGATGGGATGCCACGGCGCGTGAACTGCGGCTTGATGATCTGGACTGGACGCTGCAGAGTCGCGGGGCGCTGTCGCGGGTGAAGACCACGTTGGCCACTCCGCTGGTCGCGCTGGCGGTACGCCGCGCCACCAGTGGCGGGCGTGTGCCGCTGGGCGCGCAGCTCGATTCGGTACGGGCCGAATTGCTCTTCAAGCTGAATGGCACGTTGGCCCCCGGCGTGGTTATGGGCAGCAGCGTGCGGGACGTGCAGATTCTGCAGGTAAGTACCACTGCCAGCGCCATCGTGGTGCGGGCGCTCCTGACCGGACAGAGTGGAGTATGGATTCAGTGA
- a CDS encoding M28 family peptidase — protein sequence MDSVKRQRMYAGALALLLAVAPSLRAQSRPVGQDSVTSVLMRRLSALAADSMEGRRAGTPGGARARAWIIRELQTMGVQPLGPRFEMPFALRMRTPGPDSVGTNIVARIPGTGGSGKTLVLSAHYDHLGIRNGEVFNGADDDASGCVTLLMIAERLLVQPPQHDVILAFFDAEEGGLQGARAFVATPPLPLERIGVNLNLDMVARQDGGALWVSGTAHYPSLRPVAEAAAKESRIPIRFGHDTKDLKPGDDWTNSSDHGAFHAKGIPFLYLGVEDHPDYHKSGDDADKVDPTFFRATMEFAAALVRRLDDLLGR from the coding sequence ATGGATTCAGTGAAGCGTCAACGGATGTACGCGGGCGCACTCGCCCTGCTGCTGGCGGTCGCGCCGTCGCTCCGCGCCCAATCGCGTCCGGTTGGTCAGGATAGCGTCACGTCGGTGCTCATGCGGCGATTGTCTGCGCTCGCGGCCGACAGCATGGAAGGGCGTCGGGCCGGAACGCCCGGGGGGGCGCGGGCACGTGCCTGGATTATTCGCGAGTTGCAGACCATGGGGGTACAGCCACTTGGCCCCCGTTTCGAAATGCCCTTTGCCCTGCGTATGCGCACGCCGGGTCCGGATTCGGTGGGCACCAACATCGTGGCGCGGATTCCCGGCACCGGTGGCTCGGGCAAGACACTCGTGCTCAGCGCGCATTACGATCACCTGGGCATTCGCAATGGCGAGGTGTTCAACGGCGCCGACGACGACGCCAGTGGCTGCGTGACGTTGCTCATGATTGCCGAACGCCTGCTGGTACAGCCGCCACAGCATGATGTGATTCTGGCGTTCTTCGATGCGGAGGAAGGGGGACTGCAGGGGGCGCGCGCCTTTGTCGCCACCCCGCCGTTGCCGCTGGAGCGTATTGGCGTGAACCTCAACCTCGATATGGTGGCCCGGCAGGATGGGGGGGCACTGTGGGTCTCTGGTACCGCACACTATCCATCACTGCGGCCTGTTGCCGAAGCGGCCGCCAAAGAGAGCCGCATTCCCATTCGGTTTGGTCACGATACGAAAGACCTCAAGCCCGGCGACGACTGGACCAACTCGTCGGATCATGGCGCGTTTCACGCCAAGGGTATTCCGTTTCTGTATCTCGGCGTTGAAGACCATCCGGACTATCACAAGTCGGGGGACGATGCCGACAAGGTGGATCCGACATTCTTTCGGGCGACCATGGAATTTGCCGCCGCCCTCGTGCGACGGCTCGACGACCTGCTGGGGCGCTGA
- a CDS encoding S41 family peptidase has protein sequence MRLVCRPLREAAIAAAVLVPQLLRAQAPEPVKFARYAHVANDGTIAFTYQDDIWLASADGTNPRRLTAHVARDIMPRFSPDGRWIAFTSNRLGNNDVYVVPAAGGEPRQLTWHSGDDQALYWTPDGREIVFSSAHGTHPFGAPLYRVTLDGSAPRAMSMDMGRAGMIKQDATKIAFNRTLPSYWRKGYRGNSNADIAVQDLKTGEITELTDTNVKAYQSAVHDVHPMWGADGLIYFASERDGTFNIWRVAPTGGTPQQVTKHTEDGVQFPAISPDGRRVIYENDFELWTLDVPNGTPKKLAIQMAFDPKENDIELMTTTNRADGFSPSPNGDYLAVDFHGEVMIVPTEPGVGERTQVTNSPWRERSQVYSPDGRRLAYLSDESGDEEIWIYDLATAQRRKLTTQASIKADLTWAPNSQKLAYTGANHLWEVDVAGGAPRELAFNQAGGFTIGTYANDGMALSYIKRDDDQNADVFVFDVRSKKAVNVTRNPFTDGNGMLTPDGRHVVFTSTRDGGVSQLFVVSLARLTDDPNDPLVRERQRRATGGTNGARADRSDSSAAPAAPVSASAAPMRIDDAGIERRAMQLTRGTLPVGAFFLSRDGRTIMFTVGGGGGPGGGQNAAPVDPENPNVGLFSMGIDGQNRRRIAGGIYPGMVPTADRRAIYFRRPARAGEAGAAPGTEIAKLVIATPQRTEPVAFTFGVRVDRRAEWNQLFEESWRVMKYRFYDEKMHGRDWDAIKARYKPLLRYVGTNEDVYDLANEMIGELNASHTGVNGPPTRAMPRVYTTRFLGVELEPTDAGRYRIGHIYRDGPADKEWLGLATGDYVLAINGQDVKSGDNYWKILSNTVNEYIPLTIAKAASGDGARTVRIQSVTSLTDIKYQEWVENNRDAVEKDTKGDIAYVHIRSMDQPSLARFRNEIDRFSNKKGIIVDIRFNGGGNIDQEIIDILERQPYQFWNQRTGARTWGRRPRQAIAGPKVMMINARSGSDSEVTPMAFRQLGLGRIVGNPTAAAVIATGSYALINGGTIRTPGSLVITYDPSKPNNYGVNLENLGVPPDVWVKNTPMDEMQRIDRELKTAIEEALRMLKESQPRKITGEN, from the coding sequence ATGCGCCTCGTTTGCCGCCCACTCCGTGAGGCCGCGATCGCCGCGGCTGTCCTGGTTCCGCAGCTCCTGCGCGCCCAGGCTCCCGAGCCCGTCAAGTTTGCGCGCTACGCGCACGTGGCCAACGACGGGACCATTGCGTTCACCTATCAGGACGATATCTGGCTGGCCAGCGCGGACGGGACGAATCCTCGGCGACTGACGGCCCACGTGGCGCGGGATATTATGCCGCGCTTCTCCCCGGATGGACGCTGGATTGCGTTTACGAGCAATCGATTGGGCAACAACGATGTGTATGTGGTCCCCGCCGCCGGTGGCGAACCGAGGCAGCTCACCTGGCACTCCGGTGATGATCAGGCCCTGTACTGGACCCCTGATGGCCGCGAGATCGTCTTTTCGAGCGCGCACGGGACGCATCCCTTTGGCGCGCCGCTGTATCGGGTAACGCTCGATGGGTCGGCACCGCGTGCGATGTCCATGGATATGGGTCGCGCCGGCATGATCAAGCAGGATGCTACCAAGATTGCCTTCAATCGCACGCTCCCCAGCTATTGGCGCAAGGGATATCGCGGCAACAGCAACGCCGACATTGCCGTGCAGGATCTCAAGACCGGTGAGATCACCGAGCTCACGGACACCAATGTGAAGGCCTATCAGTCGGCTGTGCACGACGTGCATCCCATGTGGGGCGCCGATGGCTTGATTTATTTCGCGTCGGAGCGTGATGGCACCTTCAACATCTGGCGGGTGGCGCCCACAGGCGGTACGCCGCAGCAGGTGACAAAGCACACGGAGGATGGCGTGCAGTTTCCGGCCATTTCTCCCGATGGCCGACGGGTGATCTACGAGAATGACTTCGAGTTGTGGACGCTCGATGTTCCGAACGGAACCCCAAAGAAGCTCGCCATTCAGATGGCGTTCGATCCGAAGGAGAACGACATCGAGCTGATGACGACCACCAACCGGGCGGACGGATTCTCCCCCTCGCCGAACGGCGACTACCTCGCGGTGGACTTTCATGGCGAGGTCATGATCGTGCCCACGGAACCGGGCGTGGGCGAGCGCACGCAAGTGACGAACTCTCCCTGGCGTGAGCGCTCGCAAGTGTACAGCCCAGATGGACGTCGGCTGGCGTACCTCTCCGACGAGTCGGGGGACGAAGAGATCTGGATCTACGATCTCGCCACCGCGCAGCGGCGCAAGCTCACCACGCAGGCGTCCATCAAGGCAGATCTCACCTGGGCCCCCAACTCGCAGAAGCTGGCGTATACCGGCGCCAACCACCTGTGGGAGGTGGACGTGGCCGGCGGTGCCCCGCGCGAGCTGGCCTTCAACCAGGCAGGCGGATTCACCATTGGCACCTATGCCAATGACGGGATGGCCCTGAGCTACATCAAGCGCGACGACGACCAGAACGCCGATGTCTTCGTGTTCGATGTGCGGTCGAAGAAAGCAGTGAACGTGACGCGCAATCCGTTTACTGACGGGAATGGCATGCTCACTCCCGATGGGCGTCACGTGGTGTTCACCTCCACGCGTGATGGTGGGGTGTCTCAACTGTTCGTGGTGTCACTGGCTCGCCTGACCGACGATCCCAACGATCCGCTGGTGCGCGAGCGTCAGCGCCGAGCCACGGGCGGCACGAATGGCGCCCGTGCCGATCGTAGTGACTCCTCGGCGGCCCCCGCGGCCCCCGTGTCGGCGTCCGCCGCGCCCATGCGCATCGACGACGCGGGCATTGAGCGTCGCGCCATGCAGCTCACGCGGGGGACGCTCCCGGTGGGCGCGTTCTTTCTGTCGCGCGATGGGCGGACCATCATGTTCACCGTTGGCGGTGGCGGTGGCCCCGGTGGCGGACAGAATGCCGCACCCGTTGATCCCGAGAATCCCAACGTCGGACTCTTCAGCATGGGCATCGATGGCCAGAACCGGCGGCGTATTGCCGGTGGCATCTATCCAGGTATGGTCCCCACCGCAGACCGTCGCGCCATCTACTTCCGGCGCCCCGCGCGTGCGGGAGAGGCAGGTGCCGCGCCGGGAACGGAGATTGCCAAACTGGTTATTGCCACACCGCAACGCACGGAGCCGGTTGCTTTCACCTTTGGCGTCCGGGTCGATCGGCGCGCCGAATGGAATCAACTCTTCGAAGAGTCGTGGCGCGTGATGAAGTACCGCTTCTACGACGAGAAGATGCACGGTCGCGACTGGGACGCGATCAAGGCACGCTACAAGCCGCTGCTGCGCTATGTCGGGACCAACGAAGATGTCTACGATCTTGCCAACGAAATGATTGGTGAGCTGAACGCATCACACACCGGTGTGAACGGTCCCCCGACGCGCGCCATGCCCCGCGTGTACACCACGCGCTTCCTCGGAGTTGAACTCGAACCGACGGATGCGGGTCGCTATCGCATCGGGCACATCTATCGCGACGGACCTGCCGACAAGGAGTGGTTGGGGCTTGCCACCGGCGACTATGTGCTGGCCATCAACGGGCAGGACGTGAAGTCGGGAGACAACTACTGGAAGATCCTCAGCAACACCGTGAACGAGTACATCCCGCTCACGATCGCGAAGGCTGCCAGCGGTGACGGCGCGCGAACAGTGCGCATCCAGAGTGTTACGTCGCTCACCGACATCAAGTACCAAGAGTGGGTGGAGAACAACCGCGATGCGGTGGAGAAGGACACCAAGGGCGATATCGCCTACGTCCACATTCGCTCCATGGACCAACCATCGCTGGCACGCTTCCGCAATGAGATCGATCGGTTCTCCAACAAGAAGGGGATCATTGTCGACATCCGCTTCAACGGCGGTGGGAATATCGATCAGGAAATCATCGATATTCTGGAGCGGCAACCGTACCAGTTCTGGAACCAGCGCACCGGGGCCCGTACCTGGGGCCGTCGGCCACGGCAGGCTATCGCCGGCCCGAAGGTCATGATGATCAACGCGCGCTCGGGCTCTGACAGCGAGGTCACGCCCATGGCGTTCCGGCAACTTGGACTGGGCCGGATCGTTGGCAATCCCACTGCTGCCGCCGTCATCGCCACCGGCAGCTACGCACTCATCAACGGCGGTACCATCCGGACCCCCGGCTCCCTGGTCATTACCTACGATCCCAGCAAGCCGAACAACTACGGGGTGAATCTCGAGAACCTGGGCGTACCTCCCGATGTCTGGGTGAAGAACACGCCCATGGACGAAATGCAGCGCATCGATCGGGAGCTCAAGACCGCCATCGAAGAAGCGTTGCGCATGCTCAAGGAAAGCCAGCCCCGAAAGATCACCGGCGAGAACTGA
- a CDS encoding protein kinase domain-containing protein, with product MTLPSHVSDQLGNRFVIERELGRGGMSTVYLAQDRKLGRPVALKVLRSDIAVEPARFAQEIRVTAQLQHPHILPLLDADDIGGYAYYVMPYVEGESLRDKLKRDGRMSLLDAVRLAREVAGALEHAHKREIVHRDIKPENILISAGHALVADFGIARIASSAPTQEPGITQAGLAVGTPAYMSPEQSLGDEVDGRTDIFSLGCVLYEMLTGRLPFGGGNAMGMLSAKMSGEVTPLTQWRDDVPEAVDVVLQRMLARDPDMRVPRAADVASELEAALTGTVLTPLPKPVKLPANAVAVLAFASMSPDTGDEYLAEGISEAIMHGLARVPGLRVIARTSAFALKGQALDVREIGARLKVRRVVEGSVRRAGQRLRVTAKLIDAETAHEVWSERFDRTLDDVFALEDDLAGAVAAQLRTLLMAEEGERLPTRQPQVAPTTSVAAYEQYLKGRFWWGQRTKAALERSVEHLQDALRIDSRFALAYAALAESYATMGLYGMAAPHEVAPTAREAANRALAIDPHSAGALCARACMRAFFEWDWEAAEQDFKAAMSADPQYPTAYQWYASTVLVPLGRFAEAQHMLSKAHDLDPLSLSIVVSRAAAAYYARLPLEAERYAREALAVDDRFAMGHFFLGLALEQSGALPDAQAALQRAVDLSGSVEAMAALASVLAARGERAEALALTQALEGQARSEYVSPVLLAQISVRTGDVQSALWHVQRAMELRAADLLWVGVRPVFDQLRRHPTWTGLLAELRLPGTVGPLSS from the coding sequence GTGACCCTTCCGTCGCACGTTTCTGACCAACTCGGCAACCGCTTCGTTATCGAGCGGGAGCTTGGTCGCGGCGGTATGTCCACGGTGTATCTGGCGCAGGACCGAAAGCTCGGCCGACCGGTCGCCCTGAAGGTGCTGCGCAGCGATATCGCAGTGGAACCGGCCCGTTTTGCGCAGGAAATCCGGGTCACCGCCCAGCTGCAGCACCCGCACATTCTGCCGCTGCTCGACGCCGACGACATAGGCGGATACGCCTACTATGTCATGCCCTACGTTGAGGGCGAATCGCTCCGCGACAAGCTCAAACGTGATGGACGCATGTCGCTGCTCGACGCCGTCCGTTTAGCCAGGGAAGTGGCTGGTGCGCTCGAGCATGCGCACAAGCGCGAGATCGTCCACAGGGACATCAAGCCGGAGAACATCCTGATCTCAGCCGGCCATGCCTTGGTGGCAGATTTCGGCATTGCCCGGATTGCCTCGTCGGCGCCCACCCAGGAGCCGGGCATCACACAGGCCGGGCTGGCCGTCGGCACCCCGGCCTATATGAGTCCCGAGCAATCGCTGGGCGATGAGGTGGATGGGCGGACCGACATCTTCTCCTTAGGGTGTGTGCTGTACGAGATGCTCACCGGCCGGCTCCCCTTTGGTGGCGGGAATGCCATGGGCATGCTGTCGGCAAAAATGTCAGGCGAGGTAACGCCACTCACGCAGTGGCGCGACGACGTCCCGGAGGCGGTGGATGTCGTATTGCAGCGGATGCTGGCGCGCGATCCGGATATGAGGGTGCCGCGAGCGGCCGATGTGGCCTCCGAGCTTGAAGCTGCACTGACTGGTACCGTGCTCACGCCGCTCCCCAAACCGGTCAAGCTTCCGGCCAATGCGGTGGCCGTATTGGCGTTCGCCAGCATGAGTCCCGACACCGGTGATGAGTATCTGGCGGAGGGGATCAGCGAAGCGATCATGCACGGCTTGGCCCGTGTACCCGGGCTGCGCGTCATCGCCCGAACGTCCGCCTTCGCCCTCAAGGGGCAGGCCCTGGATGTCCGCGAGATCGGTGCGCGCCTCAAGGTGCGCCGCGTCGTGGAGGGCAGCGTGCGCCGCGCCGGACAACGGTTGCGGGTGACTGCCAAGCTGATCGACGCCGAGACGGCACACGAAGTGTGGTCGGAGCGTTTCGACCGCACGCTCGATGACGTGTTCGCCCTTGAAGATGATCTGGCAGGCGCAGTGGCAGCGCAGCTGCGGACGTTGCTCATGGCGGAAGAGGGTGAGCGCTTGCCCACGCGCCAGCCTCAGGTGGCGCCCACAACCAGCGTGGCGGCGTACGAGCAGTATCTGAAGGGGCGCTTCTGGTGGGGGCAGCGCACCAAGGCGGCCCTGGAGCGCAGTGTGGAGCATCTGCAGGATGCGCTGCGCATAGACTCCCGCTTTGCGCTGGCCTACGCCGCGCTTGCCGAGTCGTACGCCACCATGGGACTGTATGGCATGGCGGCCCCACACGAAGTGGCGCCTACCGCACGCGAGGCGGCCAATCGCGCGCTGGCCATTGATCCGCATTCGGCCGGCGCGCTGTGCGCCCGCGCCTGTATGCGGGCCTTCTTCGAATGGGACTGGGAAGCGGCCGAGCAGGACTTCAAGGCCGCCATGAGCGCCGATCCGCAGTATCCGACGGCCTACCAGTGGTATGCGAGCACGGTGCTGGTGCCGCTCGGCCGGTTCGCCGAAGCACAGCACATGCTGTCCAAGGCGCACGATCTCGATCCGCTCTCACTGTCCATTGTGGTGAGCCGAGCGGCGGCCGCGTACTACGCGCGTCTGCCCCTCGAGGCCGAACGCTATGCGCGCGAAGCACTCGCCGTCGATGACCGGTTTGCCATGGGACACTTCTTCCTGGGGCTTGCCCTCGAGCAGTCCGGAGCGTTGCCCGATGCGCAGGCTGCCCTGCAGCGCGCGGTGGATCTCTCCGGGAGTGTTGAGGCCATGGCGGCATTGGCCTCCGTGCTGGCGGCGCGCGGGGAGCGTGCCGAGGCGTTGGCGTTGACGCAGGCGCTTGAAGGGCAGGCGCGATCCGAATACGTGTCGCCGGTTTTGCTGGCGCAGATCTCGGTACGCACCGGTGATGTGCAGTCGGCGCTGTGGCATGTGCAGCGGGCCATGGAGTTGCGGGCGGCAGATCTATTGTGGGTCGGGGTTCGCCCCGTATTTGATCAGTTGCGCCGGCACCCCACCTGGACGGGACTCCTGGCCGAGCTCCGGCTTCCTGGTACGGTAGGGCCACTCAGTAGCTAG